AGGATCTATGCGGTTCGTTCATCGGCAAAGATGATCCCGGGGAAATGGCCTCCCTGCGCAGCGACGGAAATGTATCCTTTGAATGCGATATGAAACGGAAAAACGGTTCCCTTATTCCGGTATCCGTCAAAGGCAGCCGTGTCGAAATGAACGGAGAGACGTACGGTCTATCCCTTGTCCGCGACCTGACCGCCGAGAAGGAGAGCAGGAAACGTGAAGAAGAGGCATTGAGAAATATCGAATGCAATCTGACGCAACTCGCAATCCTGAACGATGAGATACGAAACCCTCTTGCGATAATCTCCGGCCTGATTACCTTTGAAGAGGATAAAATCTCTGAGGAGATACGAAATCAGGTTACGATAATCAATGATATCGTCACGAAACTGGATCAGAGATGGCTCGAATCTGAAAAAATTCGTGATTTTTTACTGAAACATTACAATTTTATGCCTGAATACCGGGAATGAGAGTCTCCCCGATTCGTGGTTAAGACCATGCGGCAACGGCTCCCGATCATCGTCGGGAAGTGTGTCGGGACGCACCCGGAACGGCCGACGCCGCGTTCGCGCTTTTACCGGTTTCGCCCCGCATGGTGCAGGAAAGAGCGTGGTGTCACGCAGGATTGGGATGAACGATTATCTTTCGGTCTTTCACGGCACGGTCATACGCTTCCCATGTCATATTCGAATAATTCAGAATATATCTATTTCGATATGTAATTTGTGTGACTAAATTAACAAATCTTTTTTACTACTGCTACTAATCTTAAAAAACGTGTGAAGTGATACCATGAAACGAAGTGGTTTGTTTATTGCCGCCGTGTGCGGCCTGATTCTCGCCGTCGCCCTCTGTGCGGGCTGTACGGATACCTCATCTTCTGCTGCGGCACCTTCCGGTGACGCCGGTGCATCCGATGCCACAATGACCATCACGGACGGGATGGGCCGTACGGTCACCGTCCCGGTGTCCCCGGACCGTGTCGTCTGTTCCGGGCCCGGGTGTCTGCGCTATCTGACCTATTTACAGGCAGAAGACCATGTTGTCGGTGTGGATGATATTGAGATTAAAGAGAACATCTTTGATGCACGGCCCTACGCCATCGCAAACCCGCAGTTCTCCTCGATGCCGATGATCGGTGAATTCCGCGGCAATGATGACCCGGAGAAGGTTGTCGCCTGCAACCCCGATGTGATCTTCAAGACATACTGCACTGAAGCGTCAGAGGCTGACGAACTGCAGGAGAAGACCGGCATTCCGGTGGTTGCCCTCCAGTATGGTGACCTTGGGAACAACCGTGCACTGATGGATGAGTCGCTGCGCCTGATGGGTACAGTCATGGGCAACGACGATCGTGCCGAAGCGGTAATCGCCTATTTCGACACCCTCACTGCAGATCTGAAATCCCGGACGGAAGGCATTGCAGAAGAAGACCAGCCGACGGTATTCATCGGCGGTGTTGCCCATGCCGGACCGCATGGTTTCCAGTCTACACAGCCTACTTATCCGCCATTCATCTTTGTGAATGCCCGTATGCTCTCTGATGGACCTCAGACGTCGTACGCCGATATTGCACAGGAGAAGATCATCGCCTTTGATCCGGACGTCATCTTCGTGGACCTCTCTACGCTGCAGACAACGCCCTCGGCCATCGATGAACTGAAAGACGACCCGTCATATGCCGCAATGACTGCCGTACAGGCAGATGAGGTGTATGGTGTGCTGCCGTATAACTGGTATACCGCAAACCAGGGCTCAGTGATGGCAGATGCCTACTTTATCGGAACAGTGCTCTACCCGGAGGAATTCTCAGACGTTGACCCGGCAGAGAAAGCAGATGAGATCTACACCTTCCTTGTGGGAGAACCGGTCTTTGATGAGATGGACAGTCTCTTTGACAATCAGGCATTCAAACGGATCAGCCTGGAATGACCAACACACCTTTTTTTCAGAAACTGGTAGCAGAAATGACTGGCTTTTTCGTGCAGCTATTCCTGCCTGCTATCAGGAGGTGCCCTGATGCATTTTGCTGACGGGAAGATCCCGGAGGGATATCTCAAATACACCGGCAGAAAGGTGACCGTCATCGCCATTGGCATCGTAGTGCTCCTCATTATGCTTGTGGTCTCCATTGCCGTCGGTGCGGTCGAGATCCCGGTGAAATCGGTGATCGGCACCCTTTCCGGAATGGCCACTGATCCGCTCTATGACCGGATCATCTGGAATATCCGGCTGCCGCAGGTGCTTGCCGCCGTCGTGGCGGGAGCGGGCCTTGCGATTTCAGGCTTGGCGATGCAGTCGGTACTGCGCAATCCGCTGGCGTCACCCCAAACCCTCGGCATCTCCCATGCCGCCGCCTTCGGTGCCGCCTTCTCCGTTATCATACTGGGTACCGGTACGATGCGCAGCAGCGGGGCGGATGCGATTGTGCTTGACAATCCCTACATTACCACGATGTTTGCCTTCCTCTTCTGCCTTATCGCAACCGGCATCATCATCGGGATATCCCGTATCAGGGCCTCATCGCCCGAGGTGATGGTGCTTGCCGGTGTCGCTATCAGTTCGCTCGCTTTTGCGGGGACGATGTTTCTGCAGTACTTTGCCGATGACGTCCAGCTCGCAGCAGTCGTCTTCTGGACGTTCGGCGACGTGGGCCGTGCCGGGTGGAATGAGCTGTTCATCATGACGATCGTCGTCGTGCTGGCACTACTCTATTTCTTCCTGAAACGCTGGGACTTTAATGCGATCGACGCCGGAGACGAGACCGCAAAAGGTCTTGGCGTCAACGTCGGCCGCGAGCGGATCGTGGGAATGGTCGTTGCCTCGTTTGTCACCGCGGTTATCGTGGCGTTTTTGGGTGTCATCGGGTTCGTGGGGCTCGTCTGCCCCCATATGGTCCGTCCAATAATAGGCGACGACCACCGCTACCTTCTGC
Above is a window of Methanogenium organophilum DNA encoding:
- a CDS encoding FecCD family ABC transporter permease, yielding MHFADGKIPEGYLKYTGRKVTVIAIGIVVLLIMLVVSIAVGAVEIPVKSVIGTLSGMATDPLYDRIIWNIRLPQVLAAVVAGAGLAISGLAMQSVLRNPLASPQTLGISHAAAFGAAFSVIILGTGTMRSSGADAIVLDNPYITTMFAFLFCLIATGIIIGISRIRASSPEVMVLAGVAISSLAFAGTMFLQYFADDVQLAAVVFWTFGDVGRAGWNELFIMTIVVVLALLYFFLKRWDFNAIDAGDETAKGLGVNVGRERIVGMVVASFVTAVIVAFLGVIGFVGLVCPHMVRPIIGDDHRYLLPGTCVCGALLLLASDTAARLILAPHILPVAILTAFMGAPVFLYLIVRGRS
- a CDS encoding iron ABC transporter substrate-binding protein: MKRSGLFIAAVCGLILAVALCAGCTDTSSSAAAPSGDAGASDATMTITDGMGRTVTVPVSPDRVVCSGPGCLRYLTYLQAEDHVVGVDDIEIKENIFDARPYAIANPQFSSMPMIGEFRGNDDPEKVVACNPDVIFKTYCTEASEADELQEKTGIPVVALQYGDLGNNRALMDESLRLMGTVMGNDDRAEAVIAYFDTLTADLKSRTEGIAEEDQPTVFIGGVAHAGPHGFQSTQPTYPPFIFVNARMLSDGPQTSYADIAQEKIIAFDPDVIFVDLSTLQTTPSAIDELKDDPSYAAMTAVQADEVYGVLPYNWYTANQGSVMADAYFIGTVLYPEEFSDVDPAEKADEIYTFLVGEPVFDEMDSLFDNQAFKRISLE